In the Burkholderia cenocepacia genome, one interval contains:
- a CDS encoding LysR substrate-binding domain-containing protein, producing the protein MEAKWLEDFLSLADTKSFSRAARHRHLTQSAFSRRIAALETWMDAKLVDRSINPVALTPAGQMFRGLAADILRSMYAARNLVNGYDQFAASDQVVRFAVAHTLVFTLFPEWLKQLNSEVGHVTARVNAVNVPEGVQQLVEGECDLLLGYHHPQLPIVLDPNHFPFVSLGVERILPVSSPDARGKPVFQLPGTPDAPLPLLAYSSGAFLGNIVEMLLLNATEPYVLHRCFETHMSEALKGMVVAGHGIGWLPESCVAKELADGTLVCAGTGDWITELEIRLYRSARKRGLAAEQLWAYIMNRPRAAIDGAIGTEEAAAPAMRSARRSAGGSR; encoded by the coding sequence ATGGAAGCAAAGTGGCTGGAAGATTTCCTGAGCCTTGCGGATACCAAGAGCTTTTCCCGGGCCGCGCGTCATCGGCACCTGACGCAGTCGGCGTTCAGCAGGCGAATCGCCGCGCTTGAAACCTGGATGGATGCGAAGCTGGTGGACCGGAGCATCAATCCGGTCGCGCTGACGCCGGCCGGCCAGATGTTCCGCGGGCTCGCCGCGGACATCCTGCGCAGCATGTATGCGGCGCGCAATCTCGTGAACGGCTACGACCAGTTCGCGGCGAGCGACCAGGTCGTGCGCTTCGCCGTCGCGCATACGCTGGTGTTCACGCTGTTTCCCGAATGGCTCAAGCAGCTCAATAGCGAGGTCGGCCACGTCACTGCCCGCGTCAATGCGGTGAACGTGCCGGAAGGCGTGCAGCAGCTGGTCGAAGGCGAATGCGACCTGCTGCTCGGCTATCACCATCCGCAGTTGCCGATCGTGCTCGACCCGAACCACTTCCCGTTCGTCAGCCTCGGCGTCGAGCGGATCCTGCCCGTGTCGTCGCCCGACGCGCGCGGCAAGCCGGTGTTCCAGCTGCCCGGCACGCCGGATGCCCCGCTGCCGCTGCTCGCGTATTCGTCGGGCGCCTTTCTCGGCAACATCGTCGAGATGCTGCTGCTGAATGCGACCGAGCCGTACGTGCTGCACCGGTGCTTCGAGACGCACATGTCCGAGGCGCTGAAAGGCATGGTCGTGGCCGGGCACGGCATCGGCTGGCTGCCGGAAAGCTGCGTCGCGAAGGAGCTCGCCGACGGCACGCTCGTGTGCGCGGGCACCGGCGACTGGATCACCGAACTCGAAATCCGCCTGTATCGATCGGCGCGCAAGCGCGGGCTCGCGGCCGAGCAACTGTGGGCCTACATCATGAACCGGCCGCGCGCGGCGATCGACGGTGCGATCGGTACTGAAGAAGCGGCCGCGCCGGCGATGCGCAGCGCACGGCGAAGCGCGGGCGGCAGCCGCTGA